In Chitinophaga varians, the following are encoded in one genomic region:
- a CDS encoding PleD family two-component system response regulator — MHKILVIEDDEVMPKIIQRILHKEAYQLDHVVNGKEAIQKLEETNYGYDLIITDIMMPYANGFEILSRVKSRKEGKPIAVIIVSNAGNEDMILEGFKLGADDFLKKPVIPGELLIRVKRLLMQYQ, encoded by the coding sequence ATGCATAAAATACTTGTTATCGAAGACGATGAAGTAATGCCGAAAATCATTCAACGGATACTTCATAAGGAAGCCTATCAACTGGACCACGTTGTGAATGGGAAAGAGGCCATTCAGAAGCTGGAAGAGACCAACTATGGCTATGATCTGATCATTACTGACATCATGATGCCATATGCCAATGGTTTTGAAATCCTCAGCCGGGTAAAGAGCAGGAAGGAAGGCAAGCCCATTGCTGTAATTATTGTTTCCAATGCCGGCAATGAAGATATGATCCTGGAAGGCTTTAAACTGGGGGCTGACGACTTCCTGAAGAAACCGGTCATTCCCGGTGAACTGCTTATCCGTGTGAAACGATTACTGATGCAATACCAGTAA
- a CDS encoding ankyrin repeat domain-containing protein: MRSCHFILSLILSMTIAMTGCTQDKQTPAPSGGNGSLLLKAAAVNDTAVIRQLLEGKADIAARDNKQRTALMLATYNHHTAAAALLIAAGADVNAQDDILNSPFLYAGAEGYSDILQLCLKAGANYKIYNRYGGTALIPACERGHVEVVRTLLQDKTFPIDHVNRLGWTGLLEAIILSNGGPAHIQIVQMLVDAGCNVNLADKDGVTPLAHARQRGFKEIAGILERTGAK, from the coding sequence ATGCGAAGCTGTCACTTTATTTTATCACTGATACTTTCAATGACGATTGCCATGACCGGATGTACACAGGACAAACAAACTCCCGCTCCTTCCGGAGGCAACGGCAGTCTTTTACTAAAGGCTGCAGCCGTCAATGACACTGCCGTCATCAGGCAGCTGCTGGAGGGCAAAGCAGACATCGCTGCGCGGGACAACAAACAGCGTACCGCCCTGATGCTGGCCACCTATAATCATCACACCGCGGCAGCGGCCCTGCTGATTGCAGCCGGGGCCGACGTGAACGCACAGGACGACATCCTTAACAGCCCGTTTCTGTATGCCGGTGCGGAAGGTTACTCCGACATTTTACAGCTATGCCTGAAAGCAGGCGCCAATTACAAAATATACAACCGCTATGGCGGCACAGCGCTGATACCGGCCTGCGAACGCGGACATGTGGAAGTGGTGCGTACCCTGTTACAGGACAAGACCTTCCCCATTGACCATGTGAACCGCCTTGGCTGGACCGGCCTGCTGGAAGCCATTATCCTCAGCAACGGCGGTCCGGCACATATACAGATCGTTCAAATGCTGGTGGATGCCGGATGCAACGTGAACCTGGCAGACAAAGACGGGGTGACACCGCTGGCACATGCACGGCAACGCGGATTTAAAGAAATTGCCGGTATTCTGGAAAGAACCGGCGCAAAATAA
- a CDS encoding helix-turn-helix transcriptional regulator, which translates to MDMFKKFRNEIDSHPDAIYVLNEPLENRFPMHCHDKSQILLVEGGIAYLNTHDKQYYIPARHYVWIPPRVDHNIKFNSSSLVIHNIYFMDEEDARHPFYGKLSIYPVTGVVNEILQLSASWKGHILPGNWQHELLTTLKHILPHTSGRPFSILLPTTEDSRIQDILRYLHNNVSEPLMLPEVAARFGYSVRNLTRLFKQTLNTSFLQYVKMLKMIKAMELLLQTEMNVSEVAYEVGYSGITAFSNTFQQMLNMRPSDFRLLK; encoded by the coding sequence ATGGACATGTTTAAAAAATTCAGGAATGAAATTGACAGCCATCCGGACGCCATTTATGTGTTGAATGAACCGCTTGAAAACCGCTTCCCGATGCACTGTCATGATAAAAGCCAGATACTGCTGGTGGAAGGAGGCATTGCTTACCTGAACACGCATGACAAACAATACTACATTCCTGCGCGGCATTATGTCTGGATACCGCCGCGGGTGGACCATAACATTAAGTTCAACAGTTCTTCGCTGGTGATCCATAATATTTATTTTATGGATGAGGAAGATGCCCGCCATCCTTTTTATGGTAAGCTGAGCATCTATCCCGTAACAGGCGTGGTGAATGAAATACTGCAGCTGTCGGCCTCCTGGAAGGGGCACATCCTGCCTGGCAACTGGCAGCATGAGCTGTTGACAACGTTGAAGCATATACTGCCACATACCAGCGGCCGGCCGTTTTCCATCCTACTGCCTACTACGGAAGACAGCAGGATACAGGACATCCTGCGGTATTTGCATAATAATGTCAGTGAACCCCTGATGCTACCGGAAGTGGCTGCCCGCTTCGGTTACAGCGTGCGTAACCTGACACGGCTCTTCAAACAAACACTGAACACGTCTTTCCTGCAATACGTAAAAATGCTGAAGATGATAAAAGCTATGGAGCTGTTGCTGCAAACAGAAATGAATGTGAGCGAGGTGGCCTACGAGGTGGGCTACTCCGGGATAACAGCGTTCAGCAATACTTTCCAGCAAATGCTCAACATGCGGCCCAGTGATTTCCGGCTGCTGAAATAA
- the bla gene encoding subclass B1 metallo-beta-lactamase encodes MKQLKYISGIALMAALLPSVAKTQTKEEPLKISHLAGNCYVYTTSGTLDDGTRVPSNSMYIVTRQGAVMIDVPWDTTQLGPLLNAIRQRHGKKVIACIATHFHDDRTLGLAALAAKGIKTYSTAQTLALCKKEHNDQAQYIIPEDTTFRFGDRRVEVFFPGAGHSPDNIVVYVPEDKVLYGGCFVKSTDSRDLGNLSDAKPYEWEKSMLRLKARYPHPVVTVPGHGPLDDRRNACDYTIKLIKAYEEKHPQ; translated from the coding sequence ATGAAGCAACTTAAATATATATCGGGCATTGCCCTCATGGCTGCTTTGCTGCCTTCGGTGGCTAAAACCCAGACAAAAGAAGAGCCGCTGAAGATCAGCCATCTGGCTGGTAACTGTTACGTATATACGACAAGTGGCACACTGGATGACGGTACCCGTGTCCCGTCCAACAGTATGTACATCGTTACCCGCCAGGGCGCAGTAATGATAGACGTGCCATGGGACACAACACAGCTCGGCCCGCTGTTGAATGCTATCCGGCAACGGCATGGTAAAAAGGTGATTGCCTGCATCGCCACGCATTTCCATGACGACCGTACGCTCGGATTGGCCGCACTGGCGGCAAAAGGAATTAAAACGTATTCCACCGCGCAGACATTGGCGCTGTGTAAGAAAGAACACAACGACCAGGCGCAGTATATCATTCCGGAAGATACCACCTTCCGCTTCGGTGACCGGCGTGTGGAAGTATTTTTCCCGGGCGCAGGACATAGTCCGGACAACATAGTGGTATACGTGCCGGAAGACAAGGTGCTGTATGGCGGCTGCTTCGTTAAAAGCACCGATTCCCGTGACCTCGGCAACTTGTCGGACGCCAAACCATACGAATGGGAAAAATCCATGCTGCGGCTGAAAGCCCGTTACCCGCACCCGGTAGTTACGGTGCCGGGCCATGGCCCGCTCGATGACCGTCGTAACGCCTGCGACTACACGATCAAGCTGATTAAAGCCTACGAAGAAAAACACCCGCAGTGA
- a CDS encoding MFS transporter: protein MSSVNLPLFKPWAPEWLIRTTIFLMLLPALGVFALYFSNGAETTGYYGMEPADMQYSVVLMYASLVTFLPIDDRLVKYVKPRPYFLIAVALNTLTCFICANSRNLAVFMACRFVQGAVCALFCSICLHMIFSRLRSDRMRVIGYTVFYGTLQVSIPTCAFFCSRILHYFDFNNLFYFVVLAEIPGLVLMLAITNNVRFRKKFPLYQLDWSSYILYTVLLCIVGYIFVYGQQLNWFSSPQLRWLLLAGLASGLLFGVRQLALKRPLLQLRLFRFAGFRNGLLLLMAYYTFKGTTGNVYAYLQGVLMVDPLNLTPVWTANIAGIITGMLVASRLVLNQTDTRWILGSGFLSLLLFHVCMYFLFSSQANTSQFLLPMWIQGYGTGALFVPIVMYVVASVPAAMAGTVSFIGIAARYTGFCGSIAFANYFQLYGKSVHYNKFREQFTGINPIREEVLGQFRQHFLAGGKDMATAQQLAEGSARRMLQEQTGLRTSMDYYTWMIIGLSVLITVIMAGPWIKQQLLRPRRAFTPY, encoded by the coding sequence ATGTCATCTGTCAACTTACCTCTTTTTAAGCCATGGGCGCCGGAATGGCTGATCCGCACCACCATCTTCCTGATGTTGCTGCCTGCGTTGGGCGTGTTCGCTTTGTATTTCAGCAATGGCGCTGAAACAACCGGTTACTACGGCATGGAGCCGGCAGACATGCAGTATTCCGTGGTGTTGATGTATGCCTCGCTTGTCACTTTCCTGCCGATAGACGACCGGCTGGTAAAGTATGTGAAGCCGCGGCCGTACTTTCTGATAGCGGTAGCCCTCAATACACTGACCTGCTTTATTTGCGCCAACAGCCGTAACCTGGCTGTTTTTATGGCCTGCCGTTTTGTACAGGGGGCGGTATGTGCGTTATTTTGCAGTATTTGCCTGCATATGATCTTCTCCCGGCTGCGTTCGGACAGGATGCGGGTGATCGGCTATACGGTGTTTTACGGAACGTTACAGGTATCTATCCCTACCTGCGCGTTCTTTTGCAGCCGGATATTACACTACTTTGACTTCAACAACCTGTTTTATTTCGTGGTACTGGCTGAGATACCTGGCCTGGTATTAATGCTGGCGATCACCAACAATGTGCGTTTCCGGAAGAAGTTCCCGTTGTACCAGCTGGACTGGTCCAGTTATATTTTATATACGGTGCTGTTGTGTATTGTGGGTTATATCTTCGTATATGGCCAGCAGCTCAACTGGTTTTCCAGTCCGCAGTTACGCTGGTTGCTGCTCGCCGGGCTTGCCAGCGGCCTGCTTTTCGGCGTACGGCAACTGGCGTTAAAACGCCCGCTGCTACAGCTGCGGCTGTTCCGGTTTGCAGGCTTCAGGAACGGGTTATTGCTGCTAATGGCGTACTATACCTTCAAAGGCACTACCGGCAACGTTTACGCGTATTTACAGGGAGTGCTGATGGTAGACCCGCTCAACCTTACACCTGTGTGGACGGCTAATATAGCCGGCATTATCACAGGGATGCTGGTAGCCTCCCGGCTGGTACTAAACCAAACGGATACACGCTGGATACTGGGCAGCGGATTTTTGTCGCTGTTGTTATTTCATGTCTGTATGTATTTTCTGTTTTCCAGCCAGGCCAATACCAGCCAGTTTTTGCTGCCCATGTGGATACAGGGTTATGGTACCGGCGCCCTGTTTGTGCCTATTGTGATGTACGTGGTAGCGTCCGTTCCTGCCGCCATGGCCGGCACTGTGTCTTTCATCGGCATCGCCGCCCGTTATACCGGTTTTTGCGGCAGTATTGCCTTTGCCAACTATTTCCAGTTATACGGGAAGAGTGTTCACTATAATAAATTCAGGGAGCAGTTCACCGGTATCAATCCTATACGGGAAGAGGTGTTGGGGCAGTTCCGGCAACATTTCCTGGCCGGCGGCAAGGATATGGCCACCGCGCAGCAGCTGGCGGAAGGTTCCGCCCGGCGCATGTTGCAGGAGCAGACAGGCTTACGCACATCAATGGATTATTACACGTGGATGATCATCGGTTTAAGTGTATTGATTACCGTTATTATGGCAGGTCCGTGGATAAAGCAGCAGCTGTTGCGGCCGCGGCGGGCGTTTACGCCGTATTGA
- a CDS encoding ArsR/SmtB family transcription factor, whose amino-acid sequence MEIRRDVFQAIADPTRRQIIEMVARQPLNVNTIAENFEVSRQAVSLHVKILTECGLIVIKKQGRERYCEARLEQLKEVTTWVDHCQQFWATQFKSLDSYLQKVQSGKKSHK is encoded by the coding sequence TTGGAAATCAGAAGAGATGTTTTTCAGGCGATAGCTGACCCTACACGGCGTCAGATTATTGAAATGGTGGCCCGTCAGCCGCTCAACGTGAACACGATCGCAGAGAACTTTGAGGTAAGCCGCCAGGCGGTTTCACTGCATGTCAAAATTCTCACGGAGTGTGGTTTGATCGTGATCAAAAAACAGGGAAGGGAACGGTATTGTGAAGCCCGGCTGGAACAGTTGAAGGAAGTGACGACCTGGGTAGACCATTGCCAGCAGTTCTGGGCCACACAATTCAAGTCGCTCGACAGCTATCTGCAAAAAGTTCAAAGCGGAAAAAAATCACACAAATGA
- a CDS encoding HlyD family secretion protein: MNKQLTATDRFIIYTTRAFALLLVTGLCCWGVWYCLRLARYEETNDAQVEAYINPVSARVSGYIHEIHFEENQSVKAGDTLVVIDNRDYLAQAAEAEAALENARAQTILLESRISTLKNEAAVSAARIDAAKARMQHQQQEYRRFANLLAEESTTPQRFDNVKAALDIATSEYQAALRDHASAEARITEASHQSAAVTAEIKRRQAVAEQHQLSVGYTVIRAPYNGRVGRKNIQVGQLIQAGQPLTFISNDETPKWVVANFKETQVQQFRAGQPVSVTVDAFPGETFRGEIASFSPATGSRYSLLPPDNATGNFVKIIQRIPVRIRLVESPAVLARLVAGMNANVSVSK; the protein is encoded by the coding sequence ATGAACAAACAACTGACTGCTACTGACCGGTTTATCATTTATACCACACGTGCATTCGCACTGCTTTTAGTCACCGGCCTTTGCTGCTGGGGCGTCTGGTACTGCCTTCGCCTGGCACGTTATGAGGAAACCAATGACGCCCAGGTGGAAGCCTATATCAATCCCGTGAGTGCCAGGGTATCAGGCTATATCCATGAGATACATTTTGAAGAAAACCAGTCCGTCAAAGCCGGCGATACGCTGGTGGTGATCGACAACCGCGACTACCTGGCGCAGGCCGCTGAGGCGGAAGCGGCGCTGGAAAATGCGCGGGCGCAGACCATCCTGCTGGAAAGCAGGATCAGCACCTTAAAAAACGAAGCAGCCGTGTCTGCCGCCAGGATTGACGCGGCCAAAGCGCGTATGCAGCATCAGCAGCAGGAATACAGGCGGTTTGCCAACCTGCTGGCGGAAGAATCCACCACTCCGCAACGTTTTGACAATGTGAAGGCCGCGCTGGACATCGCCACCTCAGAATACCAGGCGGCGCTGCGTGACCATGCCTCCGCGGAGGCCCGTATTACAGAAGCCTCCCATCAGTCGGCCGCCGTGACCGCGGAAATCAAACGCCGGCAGGCGGTGGCCGAACAGCATCAGCTCAGTGTAGGCTATACCGTTATCCGCGCCCCTTACAACGGCCGCGTAGGGCGTAAGAACATCCAGGTAGGGCAACTGATACAGGCCGGGCAACCGCTCACTTTCATCTCCAATGATGAAACGCCCAAGTGGGTGGTGGCCAATTTTAAAGAAACACAGGTACAGCAGTTCCGGGCCGGCCAACCGGTGAGCGTTACCGTGGATGCCTTTCCCGGAGAGACTTTCCGCGGAGAGATCGCCTCCTTCTCTCCTGCTACCGGTTCCCGCTATTCGTTGTTGCCGCCGGACAATGCCACCGGTAATTTTGTGAAGATCATCCAGCGGATACCGGTGCGTATCAGGCTGGTTGAAAGTCCCGCTGTACTGGCGCGCCTGGTGGCCGGTATGAATGCCAATGTATCTGTCAGTAAATAA
- a CDS encoding TolC family protein yields the protein MMKYCFLRLSLLLATVFPWPASGQQPHAGGMTLAAIWEQAEAGNRQISLQQQELAGNAEKVQAARDTRLPAVNTDAAYSRLSNMPLYTNGILHTPTQFPVSHEHYTIGGNLYLNLYDGGKTTREIAMARAEQSISATKLQRSVADIRYQSAVYFLDLYRYQQFSILLEQDIRSSELQLSEIKQLYKNGLVLKSDVLREEVKISNQRLSLTEINNNIAINTQRLNYLMGRPDTCAIHPIVDLPDVAGPAPDTSSREAIEYKLALKHTSLGALRLEHVKAAPLPKLGFFADYRYTYPQTSYYPYSRVPWSGGQAGFSVSVPVSSFYQNRHKTREARIAWQQQLTMAASIQDDLRQDIHAAFLHYQEAVQQTTVARNNMLQATESLRILRSSYFNQQSLLSDLLDAETQLLQSKFNLTTAMVKVRVQHYQLLRLTGKI from the coding sequence ATGATGAAATACTGTTTTTTACGTTTATCCCTGCTGCTGGCAACGGTTTTCCCATGGCCCGCCAGCGGGCAGCAACCACATGCCGGCGGCATGACACTGGCAGCGATATGGGAGCAGGCCGAAGCCGGCAACCGGCAGATCAGCCTGCAACAGCAGGAGCTGGCGGGCAACGCTGAAAAGGTGCAGGCTGCCCGTGATACAAGACTGCCTGCTGTAAATACAGACGCCGCCTACTCCCGCCTGAGCAACATGCCGCTTTACACCAATGGTATCCTGCACACCCCTACGCAGTTTCCTGTTTCCCATGAGCATTATACCATCGGCGGCAATCTCTACCTCAATCTGTACGACGGCGGAAAGACAACCCGGGAAATAGCCATGGCCAGGGCGGAGCAGTCCATCTCCGCGACGAAGCTGCAACGTTCGGTGGCAGACATCCGTTATCAGTCGGCCGTATATTTTCTGGACCTGTACCGTTATCAGCAGTTCAGCATTTTGCTGGAACAGGATATCCGTTCCAGTGAGTTGCAACTCTCGGAGATAAAGCAGCTGTATAAAAACGGGCTGGTGCTAAAAAGCGATGTGTTGCGGGAAGAAGTGAAGATATCCAATCAGCGGTTATCGTTGACGGAGATCAATAACAACATTGCTATCAATACGCAGCGGCTCAACTACCTGATGGGCCGGCCAGACACGTGCGCCATCCACCCTATCGTGGACCTGCCTGATGTAGCGGGCCCGGCTCCTGATACCAGCAGCCGTGAAGCCATCGAATATAAGCTGGCATTGAAGCATACCAGTCTCGGCGCTTTGCGGCTGGAGCATGTAAAAGCCGCACCACTGCCTAAATTGGGCTTCTTTGCCGACTATCGTTATACCTATCCGCAAACCTCCTATTATCCGTATTCCCGCGTGCCCTGGTCTGGCGGACAGGCAGGCTTCAGCGTCAGTGTTCCTGTTTCCTCCTTTTACCAGAACAGGCATAAAACACGCGAGGCGCGCATAGCATGGCAACAGCAGCTGACGATGGCCGCCAGCATACAGGACGACCTCAGGCAAGACATACACGCTGCTTTCCTGCATTACCAGGAAGCTGTACAACAAACCACTGTGGCCCGCAACAACATGCTACAGGCTACTGAAAGCCTCCGCATCCTGCGCAGCTCTTATTTTAATCAGCAGTCCCTGTTGAGCGACCTGCTCGACGCAGAGACACAGCTACTGCAATCCAAATTCAATCTTACCACCGCTATGGTAAAGGTGCGGGTGCAACATTATCAATTACTCAGATTAACAGGAAAAATATGA
- a CDS encoding dihydrofolate reductase family protein, with product MRKLKLQMQISMDGFVAAGPNDEQHWVTWAWEEIRPQVLELADSCDTVLIGRKLAVDYIPYWQEVFTRPEDTMHEVAQRIVAMQKVVFSKTLDRSVWENTTVANGELATEVDRLKQQPGKDLIVYGGTSFVSDLLKEDLVDEYYFFVNPVALGHGDPVFNGLSDFCQLTLKNSTRYNCGIVLMHYAPR from the coding sequence ATGAGAAAACTGAAATTACAGATGCAGATCTCGATGGACGGTTTTGTTGCCGCAGGCCCTAATGATGAGCAGCATTGGGTTACCTGGGCCTGGGAAGAAATACGGCCGCAGGTGTTGGAATTAGCCGACAGTTGTGATACGGTCCTGATAGGACGTAAACTGGCGGTAGACTATATTCCTTATTGGCAGGAGGTATTTACCCGCCCGGAAGATACGATGCATGAAGTGGCGCAGCGTATTGTGGCCATGCAAAAAGTGGTGTTTAGCAAAACGCTGGACCGTTCCGTCTGGGAAAATACTACTGTGGCAAATGGAGAACTGGCAACGGAAGTGGACCGGCTTAAACAGCAGCCTGGCAAAGACCTGATCGTGTATGGCGGTACTTCTTTTGTGTCTGATCTGTTGAAAGAGGACCTGGTAGATGAATACTACTTCTTCGTAAACCCGGTAGCATTGGGGCATGGCGATCCTGTTTTCAACGGACTGTCCGATTTCTGCCAACTGACGCTGAAAAACAGCACCCGCTATAATTGCGGCATTGTGCTGATGCATTATGCTCCCCGCTGA
- a CDS encoding SRPBCC domain-containing protein, which translates to MSNNTPANFKMEYRFKAPRDLVFKAFSTAEALNEWWGPVETRNSVISLDFRPGGIFHFRMEGAGQVSYGRFLFRDIQPPHLLEFTNAFADE; encoded by the coding sequence ATGAGCAATAACACACCCGCAAATTTTAAGATGGAATACCGGTTCAAAGCACCGCGTGACCTGGTATTTAAGGCTTTTTCCACAGCGGAAGCGCTGAACGAGTGGTGGGGACCTGTAGAAACACGTAACAGCGTGATCAGCCTGGATTTCAGGCCTGGCGGCATTTTCCACTTCAGGATGGAAGGAGCGGGACAGGTGAGCTATGGCCGTTTTCTGTTCCGGGATATTCAGCCGCCTCACCTGCTGGAGTTTACGAATGCTTTTGCAGATGAGTAG
- a CDS encoding outer membrane beta-barrel protein, with amino-acid sequence MKKLSLLFMMSALAFGVKAQDKDVPRFRIAVNGGYSYRIGKVPSSFSGDARDYMKKLKSGFNVGADVQYYFNDEWGVGVKYLRFQASGSGVVAAESPSDGYMRTNVADNIGITFYGATFCGRVYTKSDYSQAFLIGASLGYMRYRDNGQVAAYPVTIKGGALGSGLDVGYDIRIARKLYAGAQFSYLAGTVGRVTIERAGMTETRELKDDQRENLSHLSLSAGLRFHL; translated from the coding sequence ATGAAAAAATTATCCCTGTTATTTATGATGAGCGCCCTCGCTTTTGGGGTAAAGGCGCAAGACAAAGACGTGCCCCGTTTCCGGATCGCGGTAAATGGCGGCTACAGCTACCGCATAGGTAAGGTTCCTTCTTCCTTTTCCGGCGATGCCCGCGACTATATGAAAAAACTGAAATCCGGTTTTAATGTGGGCGCAGACGTGCAGTATTATTTCAATGACGAATGGGGCGTAGGGGTGAAATACCTGCGGTTCCAGGCTTCCGGAAGTGGCGTGGTGGCCGCCGAAAGCCCTTCGGACGGTTATATGCGCACCAATGTGGCTGACAATATCGGGATTACTTTTTATGGTGCTACCTTTTGCGGCCGCGTATACACAAAAAGTGACTATAGCCAGGCTTTCCTGATTGGTGCTTCACTCGGCTATATGCGTTATCGTGATAACGGCCAGGTGGCCGCGTATCCGGTGACGATCAAAGGTGGCGCTTTGGGTTCCGGCCTGGATGTGGGGTACGATATCCGGATTGCCCGTAAATTGTACGCAGGGGCACAGTTTTCCTATCTGGCCGGAACAGTAGGCCGGGTTACTATTGAACGGGCTGGCATGACCGAAACAAGAGAGCTGAAAGACGACCAGCGGGAAAACCTGTCGCATCTCAGCTTGTCTGCAGGGCTGCGGTTCCATCTCTGA
- a CDS encoding class I SAM-dependent methyltransferase, whose product MELQDAIQLIKADYTAGTWVDLGCGSGLFTYALANLLPAGSTIYAIDREPVRLTARANPAAQEIVPLQLDFIRERLPVAALQGVLMANSLHYVKDKPALLRRLAKQLAPGAQWVIVEYDTDAANTWVPYPVRRNVLQQLLADEGFPDISFLGERPSVYRSGSMYAVKVGK is encoded by the coding sequence ATGGAATTACAGGATGCAATACAACTGATCAAAGCGGATTATACGGCCGGCACCTGGGTGGACCTGGGCTGCGGCAGCGGATTATTTACCTATGCGCTGGCTAACCTGCTGCCCGCCGGCAGCACGATATATGCCATCGATCGGGAGCCGGTGAGGCTTACGGCCAGGGCCAATCCGGCGGCACAGGAAATCGTCCCGCTGCAACTCGACTTTATACGGGAACGGCTACCCGTAGCAGCGTTGCAAGGGGTACTGATGGCCAATTCCCTGCACTATGTGAAAGACAAACCGGCATTGTTGCGCCGCCTGGCCAAACAGCTGGCTCCCGGCGCACAATGGGTGATCGTGGAATATGATACTGATGCAGCCAATACCTGGGTGCCTTATCCTGTCCGGCGGAATGTGCTGCAGCAGCTGCTGGCAGACGAAGGGTTTCCGGATATTTCTTTTCTTGGAGAGCGGCCGTCGGTATATCGTTCCGGCAGCATGTATGCAGTAAAGGTGGGAAAGTAA
- a CDS encoding sensor histidine kinase, with translation MTAKFKILLVDDHKANLLVLQRMLEAEGRTFVLATSGHEALDIAREQDDIGLVMLDVQMPDMDGYEVARQLKANPQTKDISVIFVTATNKDEEDMLKGFEKGAVDYLPKPLHKHLTRAKVDVFERLYYYQQELKMALKAKEQVNGQLERFMHVVAHDLKSPLSGITSLLLILREEEALQQSEELLSFVDMAVGASHKLADMISAILDYSREHQDNQPEEMVEVKALLEQLVQLLFPPANVHIRVADNLPALYTSRQKLQQVFQNLISNAIKYVDKPQVEIAVGGEDRGDYYQFFVKDNGPGIAEKDNERIFRLFEKIDNDDDNGKGTGIGLNILKLLVETQGGKVWVESVKGEGSCFYFEWRK, from the coding sequence ATGACGGCGAAGTTCAAGATATTATTGGTAGACGACCACAAAGCCAACCTTTTAGTATTGCAGCGTATGCTCGAGGCAGAGGGGCGGACTTTCGTACTGGCCACCTCCGGCCATGAAGCCCTGGACATAGCCCGGGAACAGGATGATATCGGCCTGGTGATGCTCGATGTGCAGATGCCGGACATGGACGGCTACGAAGTGGCCCGCCAGCTGAAAGCCAATCCGCAGACCAAAGATATCTCCGTCATTTTTGTTACGGCCACTAACAAGGACGAAGAGGATATGCTGAAAGGTTTCGAGAAGGGAGCGGTAGATTATCTCCCCAAACCGCTGCATAAACACCTGACCCGTGCTAAAGTGGACGTCTTCGAAAGACTGTATTATTATCAGCAGGAGCTGAAAATGGCCCTGAAGGCCAAAGAGCAGGTCAACGGCCAACTGGAGCGTTTTATGCACGTAGTGGCGCACGACCTCAAATCCCCGCTCTCCGGTATCACCAGCCTGTTGCTGATTTTACGGGAGGAAGAAGCTTTGCAGCAGTCCGAAGAGCTGCTGTCTTTTGTGGACATGGCCGTGGGCGCTTCCCATAAACTGGCCGATATGATCTCGGCCATCCTGGATTATAGCCGCGAACACCAGGATAATCAGCCGGAAGAAATGGTAGAGGTGAAAGCGCTGCTGGAACAACTGGTGCAGCTGCTGTTTCCGCCGGCCAACGTACACATCCGCGTGGCAGACAACCTGCCGGCCCTGTATACCAGCCGCCAGAAACTGCAACAGGTATTCCAGAACCTGATCAGCAATGCTATTAAATATGTAGACAAGCCGCAGGTGGAAATCGCTGTCGGAGGAGAAGACCGGGGCGATTACTACCAGTTTTTTGTGAAAGATAACGGGCCTGGTATAGCAGAAAAAGACAACGAGCGCATTTTCCGCCTCTTCGAAAAAATAGATAATGACGATGATAACGGCAAAGGCACGGGCATCGGACTCAATATCCTGAAGCTGCTGGTGGAAACGCAGGGCGGTAAAGTGTGGGTGGAATCGGTGAAAGGGGAAGGAAGCTGTTTTTATTTCGAATGGAGAAAATAA